From a single Alloactinosynnema sp. L-07 genomic region:
- a CDS encoding 4-hydroxyphenylacetate 3-hydroxylase family protein, with protein MTDHTTRPLTGDEYIESLRDDREIYIYGERVKDVTTHPAFHNPIRMTARLYDALHDPAQRDVLTCPTDTGGNGYTHRFFTTPHSAEDLVAHQKAIAAWSRLSYGWMGRTPDYKAAFLGTLGANAEFYEPFADNARRWYKESQEKVLFWNHAIVHPPVDRNLPPDQVADVFVHVEKETDAGLIVSGAKVVATGSALTHYNFIAHYGLPIKDKKFALVATVPMGAAGMKLICRPSYTAQAAVMGSPFDYPLSSRMDENDTILVLDKVLIPWENVFIYGHLGKVQLFTGRSGFPERFTFHGCTRLAVKLEFIAGLLAKAVEITGTKDFRGVQSRIGEVLAWRNLFWGLSDAAARNPVPWVNGAVLPNPQYGLAYRWFMQIGYPRVKEIIEQDIASGLIYLNSSAEDFKNPEIRPYLDKYVRGSNGIEAVDRVKVMKLLWDAVGTEFGGRHELYERNYAGNHEATRVELYSSQLADGKIDSYKAFVDQCLSEYDLDGWTVPDLSDFAELRQFRDGLNG; from the coding sequence GTGACCGACCACACGACCCGTCCGCTGACCGGCGACGAATACATCGAAAGCCTGCGCGACGACCGCGAGATCTACATCTACGGCGAGCGCGTCAAGGACGTCACGACGCATCCGGCGTTCCACAACCCGATCCGGATGACCGCGCGCCTCTACGACGCGCTGCACGACCCGGCGCAGCGCGATGTGCTTACCTGCCCGACCGACACCGGCGGCAACGGGTACACGCACCGGTTCTTCACCACCCCGCACAGCGCTGAAGACCTTGTCGCGCACCAGAAGGCGATCGCGGCGTGGTCGCGGCTGAGTTACGGCTGGATGGGCCGCACGCCGGACTACAAGGCCGCCTTCCTCGGCACCCTCGGCGCGAACGCCGAGTTCTACGAGCCCTTCGCCGACAACGCGCGGCGCTGGTACAAGGAGTCGCAAGAGAAGGTCCTCTTCTGGAACCACGCGATCGTGCACCCGCCGGTCGACCGCAACCTGCCGCCCGACCAGGTCGCCGACGTGTTCGTGCACGTGGAGAAGGAGACCGACGCTGGCCTGATCGTCAGCGGCGCCAAGGTCGTAGCGACCGGGTCCGCACTGACGCACTACAACTTCATCGCCCACTACGGCTTGCCGATCAAGGACAAGAAGTTCGCCCTGGTGGCGACCGTGCCGATGGGCGCGGCCGGGATGAAGCTGATCTGCCGCCCGTCCTACACCGCCCAGGCCGCGGTGATGGGCAGCCCGTTCGACTACCCGCTCTCGTCGCGAATGGACGAGAACGACACGATCCTGGTGCTGGACAAGGTGTTGATCCCCTGGGAGAACGTCTTCATCTACGGCCACCTCGGCAAGGTGCAGCTGTTCACCGGCCGTTCCGGCTTCCCCGAGCGGTTCACCTTCCACGGCTGCACACGCCTGGCGGTCAAGCTGGAGTTCATCGCGGGTCTGCTGGCCAAGGCGGTGGAGATCACCGGCACCAAGGACTTCCGCGGCGTGCAGAGCCGCATCGGCGAGGTCTTGGCCTGGCGCAACCTGTTCTGGGGCCTGTCCGACGCCGCCGCGCGCAACCCGGTGCCCTGGGTCAACGGCGCGGTGCTGCCCAACCCGCAGTACGGGCTGGCATACCGGTGGTTCATGCAGATCGGGTACCCGCGGGTCAAGGAGATCATCGAGCAGGACATCGCCAGCGGGCTGATCTACCTCAACTCCAGCGCCGAGGACTTCAAGAACCCGGAGATCCGGCCGTACCTGGACAAGTACGTGCGTGGTTCCAACGGGATCGAAGCGGTTGACCGGGTCAAGGTGATGAAGTTGCTGTGGGACGCCGTGGGCACCGAGTTCGGTGGGCGCCACGAACTCTATGAGCGCAACTACGCGGGCAACCACGAGGCCACCCGGGTCGAGCTCTACAGCTCCCAACTGGCCGACGGCAAGATCGACAGCTACAAGGCGTTCGTCGACCAGTGCCTGAGCGAGTACGACCTCGACGGCTGGACCGTGCCCGATCTGTCCGACTTCGCCGAACTCCGCCAGTTCCGCGACGGCCTCAACGGCTGA
- a CDS encoding cytochrome P450, which produces MEKRCPALDTTGRNIHAEAAALRALGPATQVELPGGVVVWSVTSHAVIKDMLANPKVTKSARNHWPAFYNGDLSPSWEMISWVAMDNVSTSFGKDHLRLRRLIGKAFTPRRTEAVRPLVVGLTDMLLDGLAAVPAGEVVDLKERFCYPLPGMLVAELIGMGEQQRAATAKVIDMMVDTTVTPETAQNILLGWRGAMADLIAEKRANPGEDITSDLIAARDEDGSRLTEQELADTIFAILGAGSETTINFFDNAVTELLTHPEQLELVLSGQNTWDDVIEEILRVQSPLASLPLRYAAEDIELDGLTIPKGDPILINYAAVGRDPRLHTDSPEEFDIQRSSKEHLSFGHGPHYCLGAGIARLVANIGLSTLFERFPDLSLAVDREELVPMPTFIMNGHRSLPVNLHAVAARQVA; this is translated from the coding sequence ATGGAGAAACGCTGTCCCGCACTGGATACCACTGGTCGGAATATCCACGCCGAGGCAGCCGCGCTGCGGGCGCTCGGTCCGGCCACCCAGGTCGAGCTGCCCGGTGGCGTCGTGGTCTGGTCGGTCACCAGCCACGCCGTCATCAAGGACATGCTGGCCAACCCGAAGGTCACCAAGAGCGCCCGCAACCACTGGCCCGCGTTCTACAACGGCGACCTGTCGCCCAGCTGGGAGATGATCAGCTGGGTCGCGATGGACAATGTGTCGACGTCGTTCGGCAAGGACCACCTGCGGCTGCGCAGGCTCATCGGCAAGGCGTTCACCCCGCGCCGCACCGAGGCAGTGCGCCCGCTCGTGGTCGGCCTGACCGACATGCTGCTCGACGGCCTGGCCGCCGTCCCCGCGGGTGAGGTCGTCGACCTGAAGGAACGCTTCTGCTACCCGCTGCCGGGCATGCTCGTCGCCGAGCTGATCGGCATGGGCGAACAGCAGCGCGCCGCCACGGCCAAGGTGATCGACATGATGGTCGACACCACCGTCACCCCGGAGACCGCCCAGAACATCCTCCTCGGCTGGCGCGGCGCGATGGCCGACCTGATCGCCGAGAAGCGCGCCAACCCCGGCGAGGACATCACCAGCGACCTCATCGCCGCGCGTGACGAGGACGGCTCCCGCCTCACCGAACAGGAACTGGCCGACACCATCTTCGCCATCCTTGGTGCGGGCTCGGAGACCACGATCAACTTCTTCGACAACGCCGTCACCGAACTGCTCACCCACCCCGAGCAGCTGGAACTGGTCCTCTCCGGCCAGAACACCTGGGACGACGTCATCGAGGAGATCCTGCGCGTCCAGTCTCCGCTGGCCAGCCTGCCGCTGCGGTACGCGGCCGAGGACATCGAACTGGACGGCCTGACGATCCCCAAGGGCGACCCGATCCTGATCAACTACGCCGCCGTCGGGCGCGACCCGCGACTGCACACCGACAGCCCGGAGGAGTTCGACATCCAGCGGTCGAGCAAGGAGCACCTGTCGTTCGGACACGGACCGCACTACTGCTTGGGCGCCGGTATCGCCCGGCTGGTGGCGAACATCGGCCTTTCGACGTTGTTCGAGCGGTTCCCGGATCTGAGTCTGGCGGTGGATCGGGAGGAACTGGTGCCGATGCCGACGTTCATCATGAATGGACACCGGAGCCTGCCGGTAAACCTGCACGCGGTCGCCGCTCGCCAGGTCGCCTAG
- a CDS encoding class F sortase — MSRRGPVSAAAAVTLLVAAVAAVTFGGPGVVSGVALAAGDAPEPAAGVVGAVVPAPTSAPPVTTIPETTAQPTPTPTATPSPAAPKPPAAQSPGTVRLAKGGTATLVRRDLGPDASLPIPDGVREATWWGAALDAGKGATVLAGHVNWKGQTGPFSELWESRKGDITSIVDPAGRMWRFRVERIETVAKHDLPARAEEFFGQTGAHRLVLVTCGGRWVGGSSGYESNRVVIAVPA; from the coding sequence ATGTCTCGGCGTGGTCCCGTCTCGGCCGCCGCCGCGGTGACGCTGCTGGTGGCGGCCGTGGCCGCGGTGACATTCGGTGGCCCCGGAGTGGTGTCGGGGGTGGCTCTGGCGGCTGGTGACGCGCCTGAGCCGGCTGCGGGGGTGGTGGGTGCCGTGGTGCCCGCGCCGACCTCGGCCCCACCGGTCACGACAATCCCAGAAACGACAGCACAACCCACGCCAACTCCGACCGCGACACCATCACCCGCGGCTCCGAAGCCGCCCGCCGCCCAGAGCCCCGGCACTGTCCGGTTGGCCAAGGGCGGAACGGCGACCCTGGTCCGCCGCGACCTCGGCCCGGACGCGAGCCTCCCCATCCCGGACGGCGTCCGCGAGGCCACCTGGTGGGGGGCGGCGCTCGACGCGGGCAAGGGCGCGACGGTGTTGGCCGGGCATGTGAACTGGAAGGGTCAGACCGGCCCGTTCTCCGAACTTTGGGAGTCCAGAAAGGGCGACATCACGTCCATTGTGGACCCGGCAGGCCGAATGTGGCGCTTCCGAGTCGAACGAATAGAAACGGTGGCCAAACACGATCTGCCTGCTCGCGCTGAGGAGTTCTTCGGCCAGACCGGGGCACATCGCCTGGTTTTGGTGACCTGCGGCGGCCGCTGGGTGGGCGGATCATCAGGCTACGAATCGAACCGCGTAGTGATCGCAGTCCCAGCCTGA
- a CDS encoding collagen binding domain-containing protein, which translates to MGSSTPAARLIAGTAGLAMAAAVLVATAPAAVAAPQHGLGHSVSPAQQYEGNPDPSDWLGSYVVGGQHVWCVSYAYLAPDTDEQYQPGEALKTKWGTELAPTVAADISYLLLRYTKTTSADEAAALGHLLHSWTAAPQKPDQLLPTNTFRTIAYDEAGHFAKLPASAKAAVDKLKADATANHGPWTVKITKPTKPQIIDTPDAWTVQVNNAAGKGVANVPVALTLTDATAEGRTTLTAKTPVDGGPATINVTPTGVNPKLAVSLSSPADRPVVRAAVQVDTQRVVSTGGEKALTGAEATTAVTAPGSVAVAKVDEKTGAGIAGVSLRITAADKVAPAVGQDGKPLVGADGKPTVVVTGADGTVKVPELKTPQDICVIEVAAPAGYEQSFDPTAPPSVCGTVKPGDTLTLKLVNKPNVPTVPKTIPAGDDPGVATAAMDSGGPSTGLLVGLGALVLLAAGGSAAFVRRRTPRAVVGRGMRRDWER; encoded by the coding sequence ATGGGTAGTTCCACTCCCGCCGCTCGGCTGATCGCGGGGACGGCGGGTCTGGCCATGGCCGCCGCTGTCCTGGTGGCTACGGCGCCCGCTGCTGTGGCGGCACCCCAGCATGGTTTGGGGCATTCGGTTTCGCCTGCGCAGCAGTATGAGGGCAACCCTGACCCCAGTGACTGGCTTGGCTCGTATGTGGTGGGCGGTCAGCACGTGTGGTGCGTGAGCTACGCCTATCTTGCGCCCGATACCGATGAGCAGTATCAGCCGGGTGAGGCCTTGAAGACCAAGTGGGGGACGGAGTTGGCGCCGACGGTCGCGGCCGACATCTCCTATCTGCTGCTGCGATACACGAAGACCACCAGTGCCGACGAGGCCGCCGCGCTCGGGCATCTGCTGCATTCCTGGACGGCGGCACCGCAGAAGCCCGATCAGTTGTTGCCGACCAACACCTTCCGCACCATCGCCTATGACGAGGCGGGGCACTTCGCCAAGTTGCCCGCGTCGGCCAAGGCGGCCGTTGACAAGCTCAAAGCTGATGCGACAGCCAATCACGGGCCGTGGACGGTGAAGATCACGAAGCCGACCAAGCCGCAGATCATCGACACTCCCGACGCCTGGACTGTGCAGGTCAACAATGCGGCGGGCAAGGGTGTGGCGAACGTGCCGGTGGCGCTGACGCTGACCGACGCGACGGCCGAGGGGCGAACGACGCTCACCGCCAAAACCCCAGTCGACGGTGGGCCTGCCACGATCAACGTGACGCCCACGGGGGTCAATCCCAAGCTGGCGGTTTCGCTGTCGAGCCCGGCGGACCGGCCCGTGGTGCGTGCGGCCGTCCAGGTCGACACCCAGCGCGTGGTCAGCACGGGCGGTGAGAAGGCACTGACCGGCGCCGAGGCGACCACGGCGGTGACGGCGCCCGGGTCGGTGGCGGTGGCCAAGGTCGACGAGAAGACCGGCGCGGGCATCGCGGGCGTTTCACTGCGGATCACGGCGGCGGACAAGGTCGCGCCCGCGGTCGGTCAGGATGGCAAGCCGCTGGTCGGGGCGGATGGCAAGCCCACGGTCGTGGTGACCGGCGCTGATGGGACGGTCAAGGTGCCGGAGCTGAAGACACCGCAGGACATCTGCGTGATCGAGGTGGCCGCGCCCGCTGGGTATGAGCAGTCCTTCGATCCCACCGCGCCGCCATCGGTGTGTGGGACGGTCAAGCCGGGCGACACGCTGACGCTGAAGCTGGTGAACAAGCCGAACGTGCCGACTGTGCCGAAGACGATTCCGGCTGGTGACGATCCCGGTGTGGCGACCGCGGCGATGGATAGCGGCGGCCCGTCGACCGGGCTGCTGGTCGGCCTCGGTGCGCTGGTGCTGCTCGCGGCCGGTGGCTCGGCCGCGTTCGTCCGTCGCCGGACGCCGCGGGCTGTGGTGGGTCGCGGGATGCGTAGGGACTGGGAGCGCTGA
- a CDS encoding FAD-binding oxidoreductase, with protein MTSFDERDASIALPGDPAYVAATRVFNLAAPVTPAAALTARTVNEIRAGITYARSAGLSVRVHTTGHSAGAAKPMAGAVLIRTELDGAVEVDPDRRVARIPAGTQWKAVVEATSAHGLTAPHGSSGTVGIVGYLLRGGISFYGRQTGLAVNHVRGIELVTPDGELVWTDADNDPDLFWALRGGGGGFGVVTAIEVDLFPASTVVTGAAFWPGEHARTLLTLWDKWCRDAPNAVSTSFRVLNLPPFPGVPEVLSGGTMICVDGVVLGGADDSVALGQADDLLAPLRAVAEPVMDTWHLTTPQDILATHMDPEDPVPAQGDHFLLTELTEDTIDEFVKVFGPGTESPLVMAGLRQLGGNLAQPSPTGGALDHLTAPYLYSGAGIPLDADTSATINDRLELARAALSPWDSGRTAPTFIESPTQPQGHLTPEAIARVDEVRARLDPKGLFKGDVMTNTTARPF; from the coding sequence ATGACCAGCTTCGACGAACGGGACGCGAGCATCGCCCTCCCCGGTGACCCGGCCTATGTCGCGGCGACCCGCGTCTTCAACCTCGCCGCCCCGGTAACCCCGGCCGCCGCGCTCACCGCCCGTACCGTCAACGAGATCCGCGCCGGCATTACTTATGCCAGGTCCGCAGGCCTGTCGGTGCGCGTGCACACCACCGGCCACTCCGCTGGCGCGGCCAAGCCGATGGCGGGCGCTGTCCTGATCCGCACCGAACTCGATGGTGCCGTCGAGGTCGACCCGGACCGCCGCGTCGCCCGGATTCCCGCTGGGACACAGTGGAAAGCCGTCGTGGAAGCCACTTCGGCCCACGGCCTGACCGCCCCCCACGGATCGTCGGGAACGGTAGGCATCGTCGGCTACCTGCTGCGCGGCGGTATTAGCTTCTATGGCAGGCAGACGGGCCTTGCGGTCAACCACGTCCGGGGAATCGAGTTGGTCACCCCAGATGGTGAGTTGGTCTGGACTGACGCCGACAACGACCCCGACCTGTTCTGGGCCCTGCGCGGCGGCGGTGGTGGATTCGGCGTGGTGACCGCGATCGAGGTGGACTTGTTTCCAGCGTCCACTGTGGTCACCGGAGCGGCCTTCTGGCCGGGCGAACACGCACGAACCCTGCTTACCTTGTGGGACAAGTGGTGCCGCGACGCCCCGAACGCGGTTTCGACGTCGTTTCGGGTACTGAACCTGCCCCCGTTTCCCGGCGTCCCGGAGGTTCTCAGCGGTGGCACCATGATCTGCGTCGACGGTGTCGTCCTGGGCGGCGCGGACGACTCGGTCGCCTTGGGTCAGGCAGATGACCTGTTGGCCCCGCTGAGGGCGGTCGCGGAACCGGTGATGGACACCTGGCACCTGACCACCCCACAAGACATCCTGGCCACCCACATGGACCCGGAGGACCCAGTCCCCGCCCAGGGTGACCACTTCCTACTGACCGAACTGACCGAGGACACAATCGACGAGTTCGTCAAGGTCTTCGGCCCCGGCACGGAATCCCCACTGGTCATGGCAGGCCTACGCCAACTCGGCGGAAACCTGGCCCAACCGTCCCCAACCGGTGGAGCCCTCGACCACCTCACCGCCCCATACCTCTACTCGGGCGCAGGAATCCCGTTGGACGCAGACACCTCGGCGACTATCAACGACCGCTTGGAACTGGCCAGGGCGGCACTGTCACCTTGGGACAGCGGCCGAACAGCCCCCACCTTCATCGAAAGCCCCACCCAACCCCAAGGCCACCTGACCCCAGAAGCCATCGCCCGCGTAGACGAAGTCCGAGCCAGACTCGACCCCAAGGGCCTGTTCAAGGGCGACGTAATGACCAACACCACCGCCCGTCCTTTTTAG
- a CDS encoding SDR family NAD(P)-dependent oxidoreductase translates to MSEFDGKSVLITGGGSGIGLATARRLLDAGARVAIAGRDTDRLEAAAKELDAGERVIAVRADVASTADVDVLIGEIQSKFGSLDGVFANAGVGLNARTADITEADFDQVVGTNFKGAFFTVQKALPILNDGGSIVFNASWLVHRGMGMGSLYAASKAAVLNLARTLAPDLADRGIRVNTVTPGHIKTEMFDAVTGNDQVREFFRGQVAIGRLGDPTDIADAVLYLLSSRSSYITGQELVVDGGLVGSVPN, encoded by the coding sequence ATGAGCGAATTCGACGGCAAGAGCGTGTTGATCACTGGCGGCGGCAGCGGCATCGGCCTTGCCACCGCCCGGCGACTGCTGGACGCGGGCGCCCGCGTCGCCATCGCGGGGCGCGACACCGACCGCCTGGAGGCGGCGGCCAAGGAGCTCGACGCGGGTGAGCGGGTCATCGCGGTGCGGGCAGACGTGGCGAGCACGGCCGACGTTGACGTGCTGATCGGCGAGATCCAGAGCAAGTTCGGCAGCCTCGACGGCGTGTTCGCCAACGCGGGCGTCGGCCTGAACGCGCGCACCGCCGACATCACCGAGGCCGACTTCGACCAGGTCGTCGGCACCAACTTCAAGGGTGCCTTCTTCACCGTGCAGAAGGCGCTGCCGATCCTCAACGACGGCGGCTCGATCGTCTTCAACGCCTCGTGGCTGGTCCACCGCGGCATGGGCATGGGCTCGCTGTACGCGGCGAGCAAGGCCGCCGTGCTGAACCTGGCCCGCACCCTGGCGCCGGACCTGGCCGACCGCGGCATCCGGGTCAACACCGTCACCCCCGGGCACATCAAGACCGAGATGTTCGACGCGGTGACCGGCAACGACCAGGTGCGTGAGTTCTTCCGCGGCCAGGTCGCCATCGGCCGCCTGGGCGACCCCACCGACATCGCCGACGCCGTGCTCTACCTGCTCTCGTCCCGGTCGTCCTACATCACCGGACAGGAACTAGTCGTCGACGGCGGCCTGGTCGGCTCAGTCCCGAACTAG
- a CDS encoding aminotransferase class V-fold PLP-dependent enzyme, giving the protein MVELSRRRVLTAGAAGLVVAGCTAEPTPAARTDFDPTDWGSVREQFPLTRDVRQFSAYVLAAHPRPVAEAIERHRAGLDKDTHAYLDSQGGGEDAVRAAAAEYLGGRAEDVALTDSTTMGLGLLYAGVKIAAGQDVLTTEHDFYSTHQALRMRGVPVRRVRLYDDPALATADEMVAKIKAGLTSSTRVVAVTWVHSVSGVKLPIRAIADVVAAHNADRAPAERALLCVDAVHGLGVAPERVADLGCDFLVSGTHKWLFGPRGTGIVWGKAEAWAQLDPVLPSFSGPAFGEWFDGRPAGPTTAALFTPGGYHSFEHRWAVAEAFRFHLVIGRERVAARTREQVERIRAGLAGIASVSLRTPAADSAGLVCFDVAGEEPQAVVARLAGHGVSATVTPYRERRVRVGPSIVTSDEDVDALIAALR; this is encoded by the coding sequence ATGGTGGAGCTGAGCAGGCGGCGGGTGCTGACGGCGGGTGCGGCTGGGCTGGTGGTGGCGGGCTGCACCGCCGAGCCGACTCCCGCCGCGCGGACGGACTTCGATCCGACGGACTGGGGGTCGGTGCGCGAGCAGTTCCCGCTGACTCGCGACGTCCGTCAGTTCTCAGCGTATGTGCTCGCCGCGCATCCGCGGCCGGTGGCGGAGGCGATCGAGCGGCACCGTGCTGGGCTGGACAAGGACACCCACGCCTACCTCGACAGCCAAGGCGGTGGTGAGGACGCGGTCCGGGCCGCCGCAGCGGAGTATCTGGGTGGGCGCGCGGAGGACGTGGCGCTGACCGACAGCACGACGATGGGGCTCGGGCTGCTCTACGCCGGGGTCAAGATCGCCGCCGGGCAGGACGTGCTGACCACCGAGCATGACTTCTATTCCACCCACCAGGCCCTGCGGATGCGCGGTGTGCCCGTGCGGCGGGTCCGGCTCTACGACGATCCGGCGCTGGCCACGGCCGACGAGATGGTCGCCAAGATCAAAGCTGGACTAACTTCCTCCACCAGGGTGGTCGCGGTGACGTGGGTGCACTCGGTGTCCGGGGTGAAGCTGCCGATCCGGGCGATCGCCGACGTGGTCGCCGCGCACAACGCCGACCGGGCGCCCGCCGAACGCGCGTTGCTGTGTGTCGACGCCGTGCACGGGCTTGGGGTCGCGCCGGAGCGGGTCGCGGATCTGGGGTGCGACTTCCTGGTCTCCGGGACGCACAAGTGGCTGTTCGGCCCGCGCGGGACCGGGATCGTCTGGGGCAAGGCGGAAGCGTGGGCACAGCTGGACCCGGTCCTGCCCTCGTTCAGCGGTCCCGCGTTCGGCGAGTGGTTCGACGGCCGGCCCGCCGGACCCACCACGGCGGCCCTGTTCACTCCGGGTGGCTACCACAGCTTCGAGCACCGGTGGGCGGTCGCGGAGGCGTTCCGGTTTCACCTCGTGATCGGCCGTGAGCGGGTGGCGGCCCGGACCAGGGAACAGGTCGAGCGGATCCGCGCGGGGCTGGCCGGGATCGCGTCGGTCAGCCTGCGGACCCCGGCGGCGGACTCGGCGGGGCTGGTGTGTTTCGACGTGGCGGGCGAGGAGCCGCAGGCGGTCGTCGCGCGGTTGGCGGGGCATGGGGTGTCGGCGACGGTGACTCCGTATCGGGAGCGGCGGGTGCGGGTCGGGCCGAGCATCGTGACCTCCGATGAGGACGTCGACGCGCTGATCGCCGCGCTTAGGTGA
- a CDS encoding helix-turn-helix transcriptional regulator encodes MGAHPDHGLPVGQRIKHARERAGMTRSVLAGLVGKSAEWIKAVESGRLQMPRLPMLLRLAQALGIDDLATLTGNGLAVPVAMYAGEQHRALAEVRAALTDYHITPSAGAPNIDHLAARLAGAWKVRHASPDHRTQLGSILPSLIRDSQRAVRTTRGDERRNARRVLAGVYQLADFFVAYQPAPELLWMVADRALTEGQEADDPYVAAGGAWAMVQALRDAGRWEEAVDLATDAMVRLQPRLDSAPADWRGMCGALEAEIAYVHARRGRAGDAWAHLENADAIARRLGDGYRHVQSSFSNAVMAAHATTVGVELRRPGDALQAANRVDPDQIASVPRRARHLIEIARAHYQRGERPAVWALLNASNRTAPETIRFNGWAREMLLDLVHTPPAGMREDVRSLAAAVGLKVA; translated from the coding sequence ATGGGCGCACACCCGGATCATGGCCTTCCGGTCGGACAGCGAATCAAGCACGCCCGTGAGCGAGCGGGCATGACACGCTCCGTCCTCGCCGGTTTGGTCGGCAAGTCCGCCGAGTGGATCAAGGCCGTCGAGAGCGGGCGCCTGCAAATGCCGCGGCTGCCCATGCTGCTCCGACTGGCCCAGGCCCTGGGCATAGACGACCTCGCCACCCTCACCGGAAACGGCTTGGCCGTGCCGGTCGCGATGTACGCGGGTGAGCAGCATCGCGCGCTTGCCGAGGTACGAGCGGCGCTGACCGACTACCACATCACGCCGAGCGCGGGCGCACCCAACATCGACCATCTGGCTGCCCGCCTCGCAGGCGCCTGGAAGGTCAGGCACGCCTCGCCAGACCATCGCACTCAGCTTGGCTCGATTCTGCCCAGCCTGATCCGCGATTCACAGCGCGCAGTCCGGACAACGCGCGGAGATGAGCGACGCAACGCCCGACGCGTCCTGGCGGGTGTCTATCAGCTCGCAGACTTCTTCGTCGCCTACCAGCCCGCGCCCGAACTGCTGTGGATGGTCGCCGACAGGGCGCTCACCGAGGGGCAGGAAGCCGACGACCCGTACGTAGCGGCCGGAGGTGCCTGGGCCATGGTGCAGGCTCTGCGCGATGCGGGTCGGTGGGAGGAAGCCGTTGATCTCGCCACTGACGCGATGGTGCGACTACAGCCGCGTCTCGACAGTGCACCTGCGGACTGGCGGGGGATGTGCGGAGCCCTGGAAGCGGAGATCGCGTACGTGCACGCGCGGCGTGGCCGCGCCGGGGACGCCTGGGCCCACTTGGAGAACGCCGACGCCATCGCGCGCCGACTCGGTGACGGGTATCGACATGTCCAGTCCAGCTTCTCGAATGCGGTGATGGCGGCCCACGCCACGACGGTCGGTGTCGAGTTGCGGCGTCCCGGCGATGCGTTGCAGGCGGCAAACCGCGTCGACCCCGATCAGATCGCCAGCGTGCCGCGTCGGGCCCGACACCTCATCGAGATCGCCCGCGCCCACTACCAGCGAGGTGAACGGCCCGCTGTGTGGGCGCTGTTGAACGCATCGAACCGGACCGCGCCGGAGACAATCCGATTCAACGGATGGGCCCGAGAGATGCTGCTCGACCTCGTCCACACACCCCCGGCCGGGATGCGAGAGGACGTCCGCAGTCTCGCTGCGGCCGTGGGCCTCAAGGTCGCCTGA
- the fxlM gene encoding methyltransferase, FxLD system: MNTTTDSAPETLRDSMVDTVKESGYARSSGVEAAMRAVPRHAFVHEATLEGAYADIAVITKRAADGSALSCASVPTVVAMMLDQLDVRPGDNILEIGAGTGYNAALLAVLTGPNGRVTTVDIDEEVTTGARRGLDATGNQHVQVTTRDGALGAPENGPYDRIIVTVGAWDLPAAWREQLAPGGRLVVPLRWRGQTRSVAFVRDGDRLVSDRTDLCGFIPMIGQEGEQTGTIDTGGLVSLYFDIDQGIDPAALRGVLDQPRSTVWSEVTVGPTDSFDGVWLNLTATDAGTCRIAAEDEAVASGLCTPVIGWRTPAITDGTSLAYVTYRRIDGPERRSELGAIGHGPARQQLAERLCAQVIVWNRDRDHQPSIDAYPAGTTVAAPPAGVVIDKLDARLVLSP, translated from the coding sequence ATGAACACCACCACCGACAGCGCACCGGAGACGCTGCGGGACTCCATGGTCGACACCGTCAAGGAAAGTGGGTACGCCCGCAGCAGCGGGGTTGAGGCCGCGATGCGCGCCGTCCCGCGCCACGCGTTCGTACATGAGGCCACCCTCGAAGGCGCCTACGCCGACATCGCGGTCATCACCAAACGCGCCGCCGACGGATCCGCGCTGAGCTGCGCCTCGGTGCCCACCGTCGTGGCGATGATGCTCGACCAGCTCGACGTCCGCCCCGGCGACAACATCCTGGAGATCGGCGCCGGCACCGGCTACAACGCCGCCCTCCTAGCCGTCCTGACCGGTCCGAACGGGCGGGTCACCACCGTCGACATCGACGAGGAAGTCACCACCGGAGCCCGCCGCGGCCTCGACGCCACCGGCAACCAGCATGTCCAGGTCACTACCCGCGACGGCGCGCTCGGCGCACCCGAGAACGGCCCCTACGACCGGATCATCGTCACGGTCGGCGCCTGGGACCTGCCCGCCGCGTGGCGCGAACAGCTCGCCCCCGGCGGCCGCCTGGTCGTGCCGCTGCGCTGGCGTGGGCAGACGCGCAGTGTCGCGTTCGTCCGCGACGGCGACCGACTCGTCTCCGACCGCACCGACCTGTGCGGGTTCATCCCCATGATCGGCCAGGAAGGCGAACAGACCGGCACCATCGACACAGGCGGGCTTGTCAGTCTGTACTTCGACATCGATCAGGGCATCGACCCCGCCGCCCTGCGCGGGGTGCTGGACCAGCCCAGATCGACCGTCTGGTCGGAGGTCACCGTCGGCCCCACCGATTCGTTCGACGGGGTGTGGCTGAACCTGACCGCCACCGACGCCGGAACCTGCCGCATCGCCGCCGAGGACGAGGCCGTCGCCAGCGGCCTGTGCACCCCGGTGATCGGGTGGCGAACCCCGGCGATCACCGACGGCACCAGCCTGGCCTACGTGACCTACCGCCGCATCGACGGTCCCGAGCGGCGTTCCGAACTCGGCGCCATCGGCCACGGCCCCGCCCGGCAGCAACTCGCCGAACGACTGTGCGCGCAGGTCATCGTGTGGAACCGCGACCGCGACCACCAGCCCAGCATCGACGCCTACCCGGCCGGTACGACGGTCGCCGCACCGCCTGCCGGGGTAGTCATCGACAAGCTGGACGCGCGACTCGTCCTGTCGCCCTGA